A section of the Myxococcus virescens genome encodes:
- a CDS encoding ROK family protein, giving the protein MREANAVGSRGKAAERDTLECWGGVDLGGTKIEAVVVDRAGTVLGKMRQPTPADGEPGDVVRAIHDALEGAAHAAGLTSRQLLGVGVGAPGAVNANEGTLGHVSNVGQGWSTPYPVAGDLGARVGRPVVLGNDVQVAVAAEYRLGAGRAYRSLLGVWWGTGVGGGLVLDGVPWRGRGAAGEVGHMVVKPGGARCGCGRRGCLEAYAGRASMERRAHKAVRQGETTILFDLMRKKGRTRLTSSLWARALAQEDALATWLIGRAVRMLGVGLASAINLLDVEAVVLGGGLGTRLGPEFAGRIHEAMRPHIFVPERQPPVRVAELGELSGAIGAALLAQPPMT; this is encoded by the coding sequence ATGCGGGAGGCGAACGCGGTGGGCTCGCGAGGGAAGGCTGCGGAGCGCGACACCCTGGAGTGCTGGGGCGGCGTCGACCTGGGCGGGACGAAAATCGAGGCCGTGGTGGTGGACCGCGCCGGCACCGTCCTGGGGAAGATGCGCCAGCCCACGCCCGCCGACGGCGAGCCCGGCGACGTGGTGCGCGCCATCCACGACGCCTTGGAGGGCGCGGCGCACGCGGCGGGCCTGACGTCCCGTCAGCTCCTGGGGGTGGGCGTGGGCGCGCCCGGCGCGGTGAACGCCAACGAGGGCACGCTGGGACATGTCAGCAACGTGGGCCAGGGCTGGAGCACGCCCTACCCGGTGGCGGGGGACCTGGGCGCGCGGGTGGGCCGGCCCGTGGTGCTGGGCAACGACGTCCAGGTGGCGGTGGCGGCGGAGTACCGGCTGGGCGCGGGCCGCGCATATCGCTCCCTGCTGGGCGTCTGGTGGGGAACAGGCGTGGGCGGTGGGCTGGTGCTGGACGGAGTGCCCTGGCGAGGCCGGGGCGCGGCGGGCGAGGTGGGCCACATGGTGGTGAAGCCGGGCGGGGCCCGTTGTGGTTGTGGCCGGCGCGGCTGCCTGGAGGCCTACGCGGGCCGCGCGTCCATGGAGCGCCGTGCGCACAAGGCCGTGCGCCAGGGCGAGACGACGATTCTCTTCGACTTGATGCGGAAGAAGGGGCGCACCCGGTTGACCAGCAGCCTCTGGGCCCGGGCGCTGGCGCAGGAGGACGCACTGGCCACGTGGCTCATCGGCCGCGCGGTGCGGATGCTGGGCGTGGGGCTCGCCTCCGCCATCAACCTGCTGGACGTGGAGGCAGTCGTCCTGGGCGGAGGCCTGGGCACGCGGCTGGGGCCTGAATTCGCCGGCCGCATCCACGAGGCCATGCGCCCCCACATCTTCGTCCCCGAGCGCCAGCCGCCCGTGCGCGTCGCGGAACTGGGAGAACTTTCCGGTGCCATTGGCGCCGCGCTGCTGGCCCAGCCACCCATGACGTGA
- a CDS encoding DUF2780 domain-containing protein produces the protein MDLIGQLSQQLGVNGTQAQGLAGSLLKRVQGTVQEKLGPDAANQMGQAIPEMETWQQAPSATSAPQTAPDEGGGLMGALGGLMSGQEGGAGGMLSALGGAAGQASDVAAVVSLLGRFNIDASKASLVAPLLLNFLKSRLDPALVGRILSVVPLLAGAGGGGNTPGGGGLGGMLGGLLGGGR, from the coding sequence ATGGACCTCATCGGACAGCTCTCTCAGCAGCTCGGAGTGAATGGAACGCAGGCCCAGGGGCTGGCGGGCTCGCTGCTGAAGCGGGTGCAGGGCACGGTGCAGGAGAAGCTGGGCCCCGACGCCGCGAACCAGATGGGTCAGGCCATTCCGGAGATGGAGACCTGGCAGCAGGCCCCCAGCGCCACGTCCGCGCCCCAGACGGCGCCGGATGAGGGGGGCGGGCTGATGGGCGCGCTGGGCGGCCTCATGTCCGGCCAGGAGGGCGGCGCGGGCGGCATGCTGAGCGCGCTGGGTGGCGCCGCGGGGCAGGCCAGTGATGTGGCCGCCGTGGTGTCCCTGCTGGGCCGCTTCAACATCGACGCGAGCAAGGCGTCCCTGGTGGCGCCCCTGCTGCTGAACTTCCTCAAGTCGCGCCTGGACCCCGCGCTCGTGGGCCGCATCCTCTCCGTGGTGCCGCTGCTGGCCGGCGCGGGCGGTGGTGGCAACACGCCCGGCGGTGGCGGCCTTGGGGGGATGCTGGGCGGGTTGCTGGGCGGCGGACGCTGA
- a CDS encoding glycosyltransferase family 2 protein translates to MPFFSVIIPTYNRARLLEAALASVFAQEERDFEVLVVDDGSTDDTLETLARYGEQVRVLSQRNAGPGTARNLGIQEARGTYVAFLDSDDVWFPWTLATYRQVLEAEGTSLVLGTAALFSRAETLATVSREPLQVLRFADYLASAEDRTPRTACVLAVRTEALRRVGGFTPLRISGEDYDLLYRLGTDPGFAWVRAPVVVGYRQHVGSTSTSLESGYRGTRYLLEQERLGRYPGGTARRRERLEMLLYSLRHVTHWLLSQRRVDLALDLYRRGLPLHLEAPRWRYVLGFPPWALATTLRQRVAGR, encoded by the coding sequence ATGCCGTTCTTCTCCGTCATCATCCCCACGTACAACCGGGCCCGGCTGCTGGAGGCGGCGCTCGCGTCCGTGTTCGCGCAGGAGGAGCGTGACTTCGAGGTGCTCGTCGTGGATGACGGCTCCACCGACGACACGTTGGAGACGCTGGCCCGCTACGGCGAACAGGTGCGCGTGCTCAGCCAGCGCAACGCGGGCCCTGGCACCGCGCGCAACCTGGGCATCCAGGAGGCCCGGGGCACCTACGTGGCCTTCCTGGACAGTGACGACGTGTGGTTCCCCTGGACGCTGGCCACGTACCGGCAGGTGCTCGAGGCGGAAGGGACGTCGCTGGTGCTGGGCACGGCGGCGCTGTTCTCCCGGGCCGAAACCCTGGCGACGGTGAGCCGCGAGCCGCTCCAGGTGCTGCGCTTCGCGGACTACCTGGCCAGCGCGGAGGACCGGACGCCGCGCACCGCGTGCGTGCTGGCGGTGCGCACGGAGGCGCTGCGGCGCGTGGGGGGCTTCACCCCGCTGCGCATCAGTGGCGAGGACTACGACCTGCTGTACCGGCTGGGCACGGACCCGGGCTTCGCCTGGGTGCGCGCGCCCGTGGTGGTGGGCTACCGGCAGCACGTGGGCTCCACGTCCACGTCACTGGAGTCCGGCTACCGGGGCACGCGGTATCTCCTGGAGCAGGAGCGCCTGGGGCGCTACCCGGGAGGCACGGCCCGCAGGCGTGAGCGGCTGGAGATGCTGCTCTACAGCTTGCGCCACGTGACGCACTGGTTGTTGTCCCAGCGCCGCGTGGACCTGGCGCTGGACTTGTACCGGCGCGGCCTGCCGCTCCACCTGGAGGCGCCGCGCTGGCGCTACGTGCTGGGCTTCCCGCCGTGGGCGCTGGCCACCACCTTGCGCCAGCGCGTGGCGGGCCGCTGA
- a CDS encoding glycosyltransferase family 2 protein codes for MKKPDLVISIVNHSNPELLHDCLRTLYATTRDSSFEVWIVDNATDGRGVDAMRRDFPQVRWLFNTERKGFSANHNQVLRQARGRHFCIFNDDTIVHEGAFDALVRFMDDNPRVGMAGARLLNADGTIQNCTFRPMSLAGQLFDIVFLPRPLHFLKAMAIDPAQYGHDEARVSWVLGACIVVREEALAEVGLLDEQMSPLGNTEDTDWCVRAWKAGWEVAFCPEAVITHLTSRSFRPSDTGADKVRIELWRTRLAYFRKHHGRLHETAMRAILVGTLPYNSAVLTQTLLRGRMSLPEYRKQLATFLGISQMGLRARV; via the coding sequence ATGAAGAAGCCCGACCTGGTCATCTCCATCGTCAATCACAGCAATCCGGAGTTGCTGCACGACTGTCTGCGCACGCTGTATGCGACGACGCGCGACAGCTCCTTCGAGGTCTGGATTGTCGACAACGCCACGGACGGGCGAGGCGTGGACGCCATGCGGCGCGACTTCCCCCAGGTGCGCTGGCTCTTCAACACGGAGCGCAAGGGCTTCTCCGCCAACCACAACCAAGTGCTGCGCCAGGCCCGGGGCCGTCACTTCTGTATCTTCAATGACGACACCATCGTCCACGAGGGCGCCTTCGACGCGCTGGTGCGCTTCATGGATGACAACCCGCGCGTGGGCATGGCGGGCGCGCGGCTGTTGAACGCGGACGGCACCATCCAGAACTGCACCTTCCGCCCCATGTCGCTGGCCGGGCAGCTCTTCGACATCGTCTTCCTGCCGCGTCCCCTCCACTTCCTCAAGGCGATGGCCATCGACCCGGCGCAGTACGGCCACGACGAGGCCCGCGTGAGCTGGGTGCTGGGCGCCTGCATCGTGGTGCGCGAGGAGGCGCTCGCGGAGGTGGGCCTGCTCGACGAGCAGATGTCCCCGCTGGGCAACACCGAGGACACCGACTGGTGCGTGCGGGCCTGGAAGGCGGGCTGGGAGGTGGCCTTCTGCCCGGAGGCGGTGATTACGCACCTGACCAGCCGCTCGTTCCGTCCGTCCGACACCGGGGCGGACAAGGTGCGCATCGAGCTGTGGCGCACGCGCCTGGCGTACTTCCGAAAGCACCACGGCCGGCTGCACGAGACAGCCATGCGGGCCATCCTGGTGGGGACGTTGCCGTACAACTCAGCGGTGCTGACGCAGACGCTGCTGCGCGGGCGCATGAGCCTGCCGGAGTACCGCAAGCAACTGGCCACCTTCCTGGGCATCTCGCAGATGGGCCTGCGCGCCCGCGTGTGA
- a CDS encoding oligosaccharide flippase family protein: MNATPAPEATAVEVKARALKGMFVLAARTVASQGLRVVSALFLSRLLFPSDYGLFGIVSYAASLGVFLGDLGLSAALVRQPHEPTRDETFTIFWCHQALTAVVVASVCLLAPQLTRGYALGDGAVPMVWALALGLFLSSLRVIPLMALERQLAFPVIARAELIENVVQVITTISLAALGFGAWALALGGLVRGGVGLVCIWWASPWRPQGRFRVDVLRRLLGFGLAFQLPPLVAAMVAGWVPLVVGHLLGKEAVGLVNWAWALASTPMMLSVVLNRVAFPAYCRLQDDPEGFAEYLRTSLRRLSSVLLLAIPLAVLAVPVAVPLFFGTRWLPAVVLVQWFSMECILTTLVGLLATAQNAGGRPWERLAVVVGVGAAKWGLGTWAIQRFGLEGMGPAGVVVGLAEVWVTAWLVERLNPSMRGLVRQVVEPFITLGLVLLGACLAAPRLVEEGVVAQALVGAGLFAILVWARERLPGTLPLLGELRQILEFIRARRAARPAPVSPAST, encoded by the coding sequence ATGAACGCGACCCCAGCGCCTGAAGCCACCGCCGTCGAAGTCAAGGCGCGCGCCCTGAAGGGCATGTTCGTCCTGGCGGCGCGGACCGTGGCGTCCCAGGGGCTGCGCGTGGTGAGCGCGCTGTTCCTGTCCCGGCTGCTCTTCCCGTCGGACTACGGCCTGTTCGGAATCGTGTCCTACGCGGCCTCCCTGGGCGTGTTCCTGGGGGACCTGGGCCTGAGCGCGGCGCTGGTCCGTCAGCCGCACGAGCCCACGCGGGATGAGACCTTCACCATCTTCTGGTGCCACCAGGCGCTCACCGCCGTCGTGGTGGCCTCCGTCTGTCTGCTGGCCCCCCAGTTGACGCGGGGCTATGCGCTGGGCGACGGCGCGGTGCCCATGGTGTGGGCGCTGGCGCTGGGCCTGTTCCTGTCCTCGCTGCGCGTGATTCCGTTGATGGCGCTGGAGCGCCAGCTGGCCTTCCCCGTCATCGCCCGCGCCGAGTTGATTGAAAACGTGGTGCAGGTCATCACCACCATCTCCCTGGCGGCGCTGGGCTTCGGGGCCTGGGCGCTGGCGCTGGGCGGCCTGGTGCGTGGCGGGGTGGGGCTGGTGTGCATCTGGTGGGCATCCCCCTGGCGTCCCCAGGGGCGCTTCCGCGTGGACGTGTTGCGGCGGCTCCTGGGCTTCGGGCTGGCGTTCCAGCTTCCGCCCCTGGTGGCGGCGATGGTGGCGGGCTGGGTGCCGCTGGTGGTGGGGCACCTGTTGGGCAAGGAGGCGGTGGGGCTGGTCAACTGGGCCTGGGCGCTGGCCTCCACGCCGATGATGCTGAGCGTGGTGCTCAACCGCGTGGCCTTCCCCGCCTACTGCCGGTTGCAGGATGACCCGGAGGGCTTCGCCGAGTACCTGCGCACGTCGCTGCGCCGGCTGTCCTCGGTGTTGCTGCTCGCCATTCCCCTGGCGGTGCTGGCCGTCCCCGTGGCGGTGCCCCTCTTCTTCGGCACGCGGTGGCTGCCCGCGGTGGTGCTGGTGCAGTGGTTCAGCATGGAGTGCATCCTCACCACCCTGGTGGGGCTGCTGGCCACGGCGCAGAACGCGGGCGGCAGGCCCTGGGAGCGGCTGGCCGTCGTCGTGGGCGTGGGTGCGGCGAAGTGGGGGCTGGGGACGTGGGCCATCCAACGCTTCGGCCTGGAGGGCATGGGCCCCGCGGGCGTGGTGGTGGGACTGGCCGAGGTGTGGGTGACGGCGTGGCTGGTGGAGCGGCTCAACCCGTCGATGCGAGGGCTGGTGCGGCAGGTGGTGGAGCCCTTCATCACCCTGGGGCTGGTGCTGCTGGGGGCGTGTCTGGCGGCGCCGCGGCTGGTGGAGGAGGGTGTGGTGGCGCAGGCGCTGGTGGGCGCGGGGCTGTTCGCCATCCTGGTGTGGGCCCGTGAGCGCCTGCCGGGAACGCTGCCACTCCTGGGCGAGCTGAGGCAGATTCTCGAATTCATCCGGGCACGGAGGGCCGCGAGGCCAGCTCCGGTGAGCCCGGCGTCGACGTGA
- a CDS encoding class I SAM-dependent methyltransferase, with translation MRPGGNIFQFLKREVLVGEHEVLHRTLKEALVGICDSVLDIGCGSRSPLHSFSNLLPHTVGVDGHPTSIERSRAAGIHREYHCMDLMEAGQRFGPKSFDAVVALDVIEHFDKPDGFRLLEMMESLARKRVIIFTPNGFLPQDEWDNNVHQVHRSGWEVYDFELRGYHVTGMSGWKPLRGDYALPRIRPFRLGSRLSILTEPFATRWPRHAFQLLAIRDMEVS, from the coding sequence ATGCGTCCCGGTGGAAACATCTTCCAGTTCCTGAAGCGCGAAGTCCTCGTGGGCGAGCACGAGGTGCTCCACCGCACGCTGAAGGAGGCGCTGGTCGGCATCTGTGACAGCGTGCTGGACATCGGCTGTGGCTCGCGCTCGCCGCTCCACAGCTTCTCGAACCTGCTCCCGCACACGGTGGGCGTGGATGGCCACCCCACCAGCATCGAGCGCAGCCGGGCCGCGGGCATCCACCGCGAGTACCACTGCATGGACCTGATGGAAGCGGGCCAGCGCTTCGGTCCGAAGAGCTTCGACGCCGTCGTCGCGCTGGACGTCATCGAGCACTTCGACAAGCCAGACGGATTCCGGCTGCTGGAGATGATGGAGTCGCTGGCGCGCAAGCGCGTCATCATCTTCACGCCCAATGGCTTCCTCCCCCAGGACGAGTGGGACAACAACGTCCACCAGGTGCACCGCTCCGGCTGGGAGGTCTACGACTTCGAGCTGCGCGGCTACCACGTCACCGGCATGAGCGGCTGGAAGCCCCTGCGCGGTGACTACGCCCTGCCGCGCATCCGGCCCTTCCGGCTGGGCAGCCGCCTGTCCATCCTCACCGAGCCCTTCGCCACGCGCTGGCCCCGTCACGCCTTCCAGCTCCTCGCCATCCGCGACATGGAAGTGTCCTGA
- a CDS encoding glycosyltransferase family 4 protein has protein sequence MPPSRTAPAWHVLTGEYPPRPGGVGDYTRQLSRALARAGQEVHVWAPGEGGVRDEDGVTVHRAPDLLTPRGLPGLSRGLDACPGPRRLLLQYVPHALGLRAMNVPFCAWFAARRHDARWVYIHEAVHPWSPRGPWRHHILAGTTRLMVRLVASAANRVFVSIPQWAEHLPARVRPHAAWLPVPSNLPVDVSPAAGDALRAELGEGPWLGHFGTFGRLTAEPLEAALVPLLRGEGTRRALMLGRGSRAFVEGVETRHPELRGRLVVRDSLALDDIAVHLTTCDVLLQPYPDGVSTRRTTVMAGLALGLPVVTNTGHLTEPLWREHGAVALAEGTAPAALVECAEGLLSSADTRRELGQHAARIYREHFALERTVEALLRAGPT, from the coding sequence ATGCCTCCTTCGCGCACCGCTCCCGCCTGGCATGTCCTCACCGGCGAGTACCCGCCGCGGCCCGGCGGCGTCGGTGACTACACCCGGCAACTGAGCCGCGCGCTCGCCCGTGCCGGGCAGGAGGTCCACGTCTGGGCTCCCGGTGAAGGCGGTGTCCGCGACGAGGACGGCGTCACCGTGCACCGCGCCCCCGACCTCCTGACGCCCAGGGGACTGCCCGGCCTGTCACGCGGGCTGGATGCGTGCCCGGGGCCCCGGCGCCTGCTGCTCCAGTACGTTCCCCATGCCCTGGGGTTGAGGGCGATGAACGTCCCCTTCTGCGCGTGGTTCGCCGCGCGGCGGCACGACGCGCGCTGGGTCTACATCCACGAGGCGGTACATCCGTGGAGCCCGCGCGGCCCCTGGCGCCACCACATCCTGGCCGGCACCACGCGGCTGATGGTGCGCCTGGTGGCGAGCGCCGCCAACCGCGTGTTCGTCTCCATTCCCCAGTGGGCGGAGCACCTGCCCGCTCGCGTCCGGCCCCATGCGGCCTGGCTGCCGGTTCCCAGCAATCTGCCCGTCGATGTCTCCCCTGCCGCCGGGGACGCGCTCCGCGCGGAGTTGGGTGAGGGGCCCTGGCTGGGACACTTCGGCACCTTCGGACGCCTCACCGCTGAGCCCCTGGAGGCCGCGCTGGTGCCGTTGCTGCGCGGTGAGGGAACGCGCCGGGCGTTGATGCTGGGCAGAGGCAGCCGCGCCTTCGTCGAAGGCGTGGAGACGCGCCACCCCGAGCTGCGAGGCCGGCTCGTGGTCAGGGACTCGCTCGCGCTGGACGACATCGCGGTGCATCTGACGACGTGTGACGTGCTCCTGCAGCCCTATCCGGACGGCGTGAGCACGAGGCGCACCACGGTCATGGCGGGCCTGGCCCTGGGGCTTCCTGTCGTCACGAACACCGGGCACCTCACGGAACCGCTGTGGCGCGAACACGGCGCCGTCGCCTTGGCCGAAGGCACGGCGCCCGCCGCGTTGGTGGAGTGCGCCGAGGGCTTGCTGTCGAGCGCGGACACGCGGCGGGAGCTGGGCCAGCACGCGGCCCGAATCTACCGCGAGCACTTCGCGCTGGAGCGCACGGTGGAAGCGCTGCTGCGCGCCGGCCCGACATGA
- a CDS encoding glycosyltransferase: MTPRHATPAARLALLMDPREEGWPSMDLVGEALLAGLAEHPSEVHATAVRPDMPAVLRRLPRAGARNAAFNADRLLTRFGLYPSRALLARGRHDAFHVVDHTYAQLVHALPASRTGVYCHDLDAFRSVLEPRREPRPAWFRAMARAQLAGLERAALVFHSTQAVRMELLAHGVVPESRLVWAPYGVSPEYRPEPTPGTPDASEAVLAPLGGRPYLLHVGSAIPRKRLDVLFAVFAALRARYPELRLVQQGGALNGTQRAQVEALGIGDALLQPPRQERATLAGLYRRATAVLVTSEAEGFGLPVIEAMACGAPVVASDLPVLREVGAAACTYCPVGDVPAWVESVAALLAGHDAQPSREVRLTRASRFTWAAHARTVLDAYLRLLGASTP, from the coding sequence ATGACGCCCCGCCACGCGACACCCGCGGCCCGGCTGGCGCTGCTGATGGACCCGCGCGAGGAGGGCTGGCCCAGCATGGACCTGGTGGGCGAGGCCCTCCTGGCGGGACTTGCCGAGCATCCCTCCGAGGTCCACGCGACGGCCGTGCGGCCAGACATGCCCGCGGTGCTGCGGCGGCTTCCCCGGGCAGGCGCGCGCAACGCGGCGTTCAACGCGGACCGGCTCCTCACCCGCTTCGGCCTCTACCCGAGCCGTGCGCTGCTCGCCCGGGGGCGGCACGACGCCTTCCACGTGGTGGACCACACCTACGCGCAGCTCGTCCACGCGTTGCCCGCGTCGCGCACCGGTGTCTATTGCCATGACCTGGATGCGTTCCGCTCCGTGCTGGAGCCTCGGCGCGAGCCGCGTCCTGCGTGGTTCCGCGCCATGGCCCGTGCCCAGCTCGCGGGACTGGAGCGCGCGGCCCTCGTGTTCCACAGCACCCAGGCGGTGCGCATGGAGCTGCTCGCGCATGGCGTGGTGCCGGAGTCGCGGCTCGTCTGGGCGCCGTATGGCGTGTCCCCCGAATACCGCCCGGAGCCCACGCCCGGAACGCCCGATGCCAGCGAAGCCGTGCTCGCACCGCTGGGGGGCCGGCCCTACCTGCTCCACGTCGGCAGCGCGATTCCTCGCAAACGGCTGGACGTGCTCTTCGCCGTGTTCGCCGCGCTTCGCGCGCGCTACCCGGAGCTTCGGTTGGTGCAGCAGGGCGGCGCACTGAACGGCACACAGCGCGCGCAGGTGGAGGCGTTGGGTATTGGCGATGCGTTGCTTCAGCCTCCTCGGCAGGAGCGGGCCACGCTGGCGGGCCTCTATCGACGCGCGACGGCCGTGCTGGTGACGAGCGAGGCGGAGGGCTTTGGGCTCCCCGTCATCGAGGCGATGGCCTGTGGTGCCCCCGTGGTGGCCAGCGACCTGCCCGTGCTTCGGGAGGTCGGAGCAGCAGCCTGCACTTACTGCCCCGTGGGGGACGTGCCGGCGTGGGTGGAGTCCGTGGCCGCGCTGCTCGCCGGCCATGACGCACAGCCCTCGCGCGAGGTACGGCTGACCCGCGCCTCGCGCTTCACCTGGGCCGCGCATGCACGTACGGTGCTGGACGCCTACCTGCGGCTGCTCGGTGCCTCCACGCCGTGA
- a CDS encoding glycosyltransferase family 4 protein has translation MRLLFLNPVGILGGAERALLDLMACLKQQDSTLSLHLLAGTAGPLLDEARALGVDARLLPLPEHLSTLGDSALRGHGPLEALRFARRLAPTSGLLVDHGRALRRDVADISPDLVHSNGIKTHLLSAATAGLPLKRVWHIHDFLGERPLVRRALRLLSPLASAAIANSRAVGDDTREVLFRVPVHVVYNGVDTTHFSPGPADGAQLDRLAGLPEAPEGTLRVGLVATYARWKGQDVFLEAAATLTRLYPALPVRFYLVGAPLYQTPGSQFSEEELRRLITSRGLAERVGLVPFQSHPASVYRALDVFVHASTRREPFGLTIAEALACGRPAIVSSASGAAEALTNGTDALLIPPGNVHALVQAMRTLLEDAALRARLGTAARLTAAASFSRERYASEVLTLYRTLVRSSPPFESRGAPIP, from the coding sequence GTGCGCCTCCTCTTCCTCAATCCCGTGGGCATCCTTGGTGGAGCCGAGCGCGCGCTCCTCGATTTGATGGCGTGCCTGAAGCAGCAGGACTCAACGCTGTCGCTCCACCTGCTGGCGGGAACGGCGGGGCCGCTGCTCGACGAAGCGCGCGCGTTGGGCGTGGATGCGCGGCTGCTGCCATTGCCAGAGCACCTGTCCACGCTGGGCGACTCCGCATTGCGAGGCCACGGTCCACTGGAAGCGCTGCGCTTCGCCCGTCGGCTGGCGCCCACATCCGGACTGCTGGTGGACCATGGACGCGCGCTCCGCCGGGACGTCGCCGACATCAGCCCCGACCTGGTGCATTCCAACGGCATCAAGACGCACCTGCTCAGCGCCGCCACCGCGGGCCTGCCCTTGAAGCGGGTGTGGCACATCCACGACTTCCTGGGCGAACGGCCCCTGGTCCGCCGCGCGCTGAGGCTGCTGTCGCCCCTCGCATCGGCGGCCATCGCCAACTCACGGGCGGTGGGCGACGACACGCGCGAGGTGCTGTTCCGAGTGCCCGTGCACGTCGTCTACAACGGCGTGGACACCACGCACTTCTCCCCCGGCCCCGCGGACGGCGCACAACTGGACCGGCTGGCCGGTCTACCCGAAGCCCCCGAGGGCACGCTCCGCGTGGGACTGGTGGCCACCTATGCCCGATGGAAAGGCCAGGACGTCTTCCTCGAAGCCGCGGCAACGCTGACGCGCCTGTACCCCGCCCTGCCCGTGCGTTTCTACCTGGTGGGCGCGCCGCTGTATCAGACGCCCGGCTCGCAGTTCTCCGAGGAGGAACTGCGCCGGCTCATCACCTCACGAGGCCTGGCGGAGCGCGTGGGCCTGGTGCCCTTCCAGTCCCATCCAGCCTCCGTGTACCGGGCCCTGGACGTCTTCGTTCACGCCAGCACCCGCCGGGAGCCCTTTGGCCTCACCATCGCGGAGGCGCTCGCCTGCGGGCGGCCCGCCATCGTCTCCAGCGCGAGCGGCGCGGCGGAGGCACTCACGAATGGCACGGACGCGCTGCTGATACCGCCGGGCAATGTGCACGCGTTGGTCCAGGCGATGCGAACGCTGTTGGAGGATGCAGCCCTGCGAGCCCGGCTGGGCACGGCCGCGCGACTCACCGCGGCGGCGAGCTTCTCGCGCGAACGCTACGCGAGCGAGGTGCTCACCCTCTACCGCACGCTCGTGCGGAGCAGTCCCCCATTTGAAAGCCGTGGAGCCCCCATCCCTTGA
- a CDS encoding glycosyltransferase family 4 protein has product MKQSRRLITLSHSYVVGLNRRLANEMVRVGAGAWDVTTVAPRFFHGDLSPLALRLEADEPARTEGVRAFFSRSLHTFLYGPEVRAHLARGADLVHVWEEPYVLAGLELALLTPRRIPLVFSTAQNLSKRYPPPFAQAERFVVQRASGWVAWGETVRDNLLTRPGYAERPARAIPMGVDADLFQPDRAAGESLRRELGWETSGPPVVGFLGRFVPEKGVPLLMAALDALDTPWRALFVGGGPMEGALRDWAARHPQSVRVLTGVPHSGVPRALNAMDMLCAPSQTTRQWREQFGRMLAEGFACGVPVLGSDSGEVPRTMDDAGIVLPEASVSAWTQAIANLLESPQRREELATRGRERAVTRFSWPVVAKAHLDFFTEVLERRG; this is encoded by the coding sequence TTGAAGCAGTCACGCCGGCTCATCACCCTCTCCCACTCCTACGTCGTCGGCCTCAACCGGCGCCTCGCCAACGAGATGGTGCGCGTGGGCGCGGGTGCATGGGATGTCACCACGGTGGCACCCCGCTTCTTCCACGGCGACCTGAGCCCGCTCGCCCTGCGACTCGAAGCGGACGAGCCGGCCAGGACGGAAGGCGTGCGCGCCTTCTTCAGCCGCTCGCTCCACACCTTCCTCTACGGTCCGGAGGTGCGTGCTCACCTCGCGCGCGGCGCGGACCTGGTGCACGTGTGGGAAGAGCCCTATGTGCTGGCCGGCCTGGAGCTGGCATTGCTCACACCGCGTCGCATCCCGCTCGTCTTCAGCACCGCGCAGAACCTGTCCAAGCGTTACCCGCCGCCCTTTGCCCAGGCGGAGCGCTTCGTCGTCCAGCGCGCTTCCGGCTGGGTGGCCTGGGGTGAAACCGTGAGGGACAACCTCCTCACCCGTCCCGGCTATGCGGAGCGTCCCGCGCGCGCCATTCCCATGGGCGTGGACGCGGACCTGTTCCAACCGGATCGCGCCGCGGGCGAGTCCTTGCGGCGCGAGCTCGGGTGGGAGACCTCAGGCCCACCCGTGGTGGGGTTTCTCGGCCGCTTCGTCCCGGAGAAGGGCGTGCCCCTGCTGATGGCTGCGCTCGACGCGCTCGACACCCCGTGGCGCGCGCTCTTCGTGGGCGGTGGCCCGATGGAAGGTGCGTTGCGTGACTGGGCGGCCCGGCACCCCCAATCGGTGCGAGTCCTCACCGGCGTGCCCCACTCAGGCGTGCCACGCGCGCTCAACGCCATGGACATGCTGTGCGCCCCCAGTCAGACGACGCGCCAATGGCGGGAGCAGTTCGGCCGCATGTTGGCGGAGGGCTTCGCGTGTGGCGTGCCCGTGCTCGGCAGTGACTCGGGCGAAGTCCCGCGCACCATGGACGACGCGGGCATCGTGCTGCCGGAGGCGTCCGTGTCCGCCTGGACGCAGGCGATCGCCAACCTGTTGGAGAGTCCCCAGCGCAGAGAAGAACTGGCCACACGGGGCCGAGAGCGCGCCGTCACCCGCTTCTCGTGGCCGGTGGTGGCGAAGGCACACCTGGACTTCTTCACCGAGGTCCTGGAGCGGCGCGGCTGA